The following coding sequences are from one bacterium window:
- a CDS encoding carbonic anhydrase, translated as MSESAGPTAWQAALGRLRAGNERYQALRLAHPHLDLDRRAELRAGQSPFAAVLGCADSRVPPELIFDPRLGDLFVVRVAGHALDGAVLGSLEFAVERLGVRLVLVLGHESCGAVGVALAGERPGGQLGDLIRGLAPVIAAAAARGELPRDPAARLAAAARANARAVAALLERRWPEPARPAGAGPLRVLPAYYHLDSGAVEFLDPER; from the coding sequence ATGAGCGAGTCTGCCGGCCCGACCGCCTGGCAGGCGGCCCTGGGCCGCCTCCGCGCCGGAAACGAACGCTACCAGGCTCTCCGCCTGGCCCACCCGCACCTCGACCTCGACAGGCGCGCCGAGCTGCGGGCGGGGCAGAGCCCCTTCGCCGCCGTGCTGGGCTGCGCCGACTCGCGCGTGCCGCCGGAACTCATCTTCGACCCCCGCCTGGGCGACCTCTTCGTCGTGCGCGTGGCCGGCCACGCGCTCGACGGCGCGGTGCTGGGCAGCCTCGAGTTCGCGGTGGAGCGACTCGGCGTGCGGCTGGTGCTCGTTCTCGGGCACGAGAGCTGCGGCGCCGTGGGGGTCGCGCTCGCCGGCGAGCGGCCGGGAGGCCAGCTCGGCGATCTCATCCGGGGGCTCGCTCCCGTGATCGCGGCCGCCGCGGCGCGAGGCGAGCTGCCGCGCGATCCGGCGGCGCGGCTCGCGGCCGCGGCGCGGGCGAACGCACGGGCGGTGGCCGCGCTACTGGAGCGCCGCTGGCCCGAGCCGGCGCGGCCCGCCGGCGCCGGGCCGCTCAGGGTGCTGCCGGCCTACTATCACCTGGACTCGGGCGCCGTGGAGTTCCTGGACCCGGAGCGCTGA
- a CDS encoding transcriptional repressor, with product MERRTRQREAIRQALAVADRPLSPQELLARASRALPGLGIATVYRHLTRLDREGALRAVVLPGEPSRYEIAGKDHHHHFRCRACTAVFELPHCPGDFERLAPSGFLVENHELFLMGLCAGCRDGQR from the coding sequence ATGGAGCGCCGCACCCGACAGCGCGAGGCCATCCGCCAGGCTCTGGCCGTGGCCGACCGCCCGCTCTCGCCGCAGGAACTGCTCGCGCGAGCGAGCCGTGCGCTGCCCGGCCTGGGCATCGCCACCGTCTACCGGCACCTGACGCGGCTGGATCGGGAGGGCGCGCTGCGCGCGGTGGTGCTGCCCGGCGAGCCGAGTCGCTACGAGATCGCGGGCAAGGACCACCACCACCACTTCCGCTGCCGGGCCTGCACGGCCGTCTTCGAGCTGCCCCACTGTCCGGGCGACTTCGAGCGCCTCGCGCCGAGCGGCTTCCTGGTCGAGAACCACGAGCTCTTCCTGATGGGCCTCTGCGCCGGCTGCCGGGACGGCCAGCGATGA
- a CDS encoding HDOD domain-containing protein codes for MQSMRMGGLLDAHETLGRPPAARKSPSRGRRAPRIAAREGSTGHNERPPTRRGKRARMELAVLIAFGLLLLGLMIAALATALRGPSGAGRAPGRRPTPASRRAPESLPAGRKPALQPDRLLREERTNNPEPTPSLIDAWRFQPAPEEFRYLDDEAGAADDMSEIMAQADSIGGRLKARQQILAGVTGSEFHPKQVTELVLSDPALAGLVLRIVNSPFYGLGQKIGSVFRAVVYLGHVEVRNIIWRACVNEGLGSADRAAQALVEGLWQHSFASSKVAFAIAKSRGMAEPDKISTTALLHDIGKLICLNVWPERAKALYHPVQFSDRSVLEEEIRLGARHARLGAAVAEAWGLPQETLQVIRHHHAASYVSISQIDPGCRRTLAAVHLADLFVHAVTPAPIDAELAPIYQPQASWLQLLGVETIEQLCTSEVEASLPRLRLVHLPQMAPEGLAERQLQSPVD; via the coding sequence ATGCAGTCGATGCGCATGGGCGGCCTCCTGGATGCTCACGAGACCCTAGGACGCCCGCCCGCGGCGCGCAAGTCTCCCTCGCGAGGGAGGCGCGCGCCCCGCATTGCCGCCCGCGAGGGCTCGACCGGGCACAATGAGCGCCCGCCAACGCGGCGAGGGAAGCGAGCGCGCATGGAACTGGCAGTTCTCATCGCTTTCGGCCTGCTGCTGCTCGGCCTCATGATTGCCGCGCTCGCCACGGCCCTGCGCGGTCCGAGCGGCGCGGGGCGGGCGCCTGGGCGGCGCCCGACACCCGCGAGCCGCCGCGCTCCCGAGAGTCTACCCGCCGGCCGCAAGCCCGCGCTCCAGCCCGATCGGCTCCTGCGCGAGGAGCGCACGAACAACCCCGAGCCGACCCCGAGCCTCATCGATGCCTGGCGCTTCCAGCCGGCGCCCGAGGAGTTCCGCTACCTCGATGACGAAGCCGGCGCCGCCGACGACATGAGCGAGATCATGGCGCAGGCGGACAGCATCGGCGGGCGCCTGAAGGCGCGCCAGCAGATCCTCGCCGGCGTCACGGGATCGGAGTTCCACCCCAAGCAGGTCACCGAGCTGGTGCTCAGCGACCCGGCGCTGGCCGGCCTCGTGCTGCGCATCGTCAATTCGCCCTTCTACGGACTGGGCCAGAAGATCGGCTCGGTGTTTCGCGCAGTGGTCTACTTGGGCCATGTCGAGGTGCGCAACATCATCTGGCGGGCCTGCGTGAACGAGGGGCTCGGCAGCGCGGATCGCGCGGCGCAGGCGCTCGTGGAAGGGCTCTGGCAGCACTCCTTCGCCAGCAGCAAGGTCGCCTTCGCCATCGCCAAGAGCCGCGGCATGGCCGAGCCGGACAAGATCTCGACGACGGCCCTGCTGCACGACATCGGCAAGCTCATCTGCCTGAACGTCTGGCCCGAGCGGGCGAAGGCGCTCTACCACCCGGTGCAGTTCAGCGATCGCAGCGTGCTCGAGGAGGAGATCCGCCTCGGCGCCCGCCATGCGCGGCTGGGCGCCGCGGTGGCCGAGGCCTGGGGCCTGCCCCAGGAGACCCTCCAGGTCATCCGCCACCACCACGCCGCGAGCTACGTGTCGATCAGCCAGATCGACCCGGGCTGCCGGCGCACCCTGGCCGCGGTGCACCTGGCCGATCTCTTCGTCCACGCCGTCACGCCCGCGCCCATCGACGCCGAGCTGGCCCCGATCTACCAGCCCCAGGCGAGCTGGCTGCAGCTCCTCGGAGTCGAGACGATCGAGCAGCTCTGCACCAGCGAGGTCGAGGCCTCGCTGCCGCGCCTGCGTCTCGTGCACCTGCCGCAGATGGCCCCGGAGGGCCTCGCCGAGCGGCAGCTGCAATCCCCCGTGGACTAG
- a CDS encoding cytochrome C, which yields MRSTAFRLGIALAALVCAAVAAQAAPDCVGCHGKITPNIVEDWRLSAHSRESIGCADCHGEGHSSAADVAKVQTVTHETCAACHPERAAEYGKGKHALAWAAMKAMPTTHMKPMELIEGQKGCGGCHKIGIKSEAEISALKAAGSTFGHASCDACHTRHTFSVAEARQPEACSSCHMGFDHPQWEMYSSSKHGIRHRLKKDGVLPETAAAPTCQTCHMVDGNHEVRTPWGFLAVRTDGLAPYPGEDPEWWADRVTILQALGVLDPEGKPTGRLDVVAQAQVARLSAAEFDAERAKLTAVCSQCHSENFAREELAKGDRMIKAVDRLLAEAIREIAGLYADGILAKPAGYAYAFPDLLTFHDSPTPIENRLFEMHLEHRMRAFQGVFHASPDYALWYGWNEMVQDLHEIKAMAADLRAEKGR from the coding sequence ATGCGTTCGACTGCATTCCGGCTCGGCATCGCGCTCGCCGCGCTCGTCTGTGCGGCGGTCGCCGCGCAGGCGGCCCCGGACTGCGTGGGTTGCCACGGCAAGATCACCCCGAACATCGTCGAGGACTGGCGCCTGAGCGCCCACAGCCGCGAGTCGATCGGTTGCGCCGATTGCCACGGCGAGGGCCACAGCAGCGCGGCGGATGTCGCCAAGGTCCAGACCGTCACCCACGAGACTTGCGCCGCGTGCCACCCCGAGCGGGCAGCGGAGTACGGCAAGGGCAAGCATGCCCTCGCCTGGGCCGCCATGAAGGCGATGCCCACCACGCACATGAAGCCGATGGAGCTGATCGAGGGCCAGAAGGGCTGCGGCGGCTGCCACAAGATCGGCATCAAGAGCGAGGCCGAGATCAGCGCGCTCAAGGCGGCCGGCTCCACCTTCGGCCACGCCTCCTGCGACGCCTGCCACACGCGGCACACCTTCTCGGTGGCCGAAGCGCGGCAGCCCGAGGCCTGCTCGAGCTGCCACATGGGCTTCGACCATCCGCAGTGGGAGATGTACTCCAGCTCCAAGCACGGCATCCGCCACCGCCTCAAGAAAGACGGCGTGCTGCCGGAGACCGCCGCCGCCCCCACCTGTCAGACCTGCCACATGGTCGACGGCAATCACGAAGTGCGCACGCCCTGGGGCTTCCTCGCCGTGCGCACGGACGGCCTCGCGCCCTATCCCGGGGAGGATCCCGAGTGGTGGGCCGACCGCGTGACCATCCTGCAGGCCCTGGGCGTGCTCGATCCTGAGGGCAAGCCGACCGGTCGCCTGGACGTGGTCGCCCAGGCCCAGGTGGCGCGCCTGTCCGCCGCCGAGTTCGACGCCGAGCGCGCGAAGCTGACGGCCGTCTGCAGCCAGTGCCACTCTGAGAACTTCGCCCGCGAAGAGCTGGCCAAGGGCGATCGCATGATCAAGGCCGTCGACCGCCTGCTCGCCGAGGCGATCCGCGAGATCGCCGGTCTCTACGCCGACGGCATCCTCGCCAAGCCCGCGGGCTACGCCTACGCCTTCCCGGACCTGCTCACCTTCCACGACTCGCCGACACCGATCGAGAACCGGCTCTTCGAGATGCACCTGGAACACCGCATGCGGGCCTTCCAGGGCGTCTTCCATGCGAGCCCGGACTATGCGCTCTGGTACGGCTGGAACGAGATGGTGCAGGACCTGCATGAGATCAAGGCAATGGCAGCGGATCTGCGCGCCGAGAAGGGCCGCTAG
- a CDS encoding aldehyde dehydrogenase family protein — translation MRIDCMNPATGELRFRYETMSPAAIAAALASAEAAQREWRALPLAARLPLFRALAAVLRREREAWAALITLEMGKRRAESLAEIDKCAWLCEVYADNAPAWLAEESVAADGLRHRIVLQPLGVILSIMPWNFPFWQALRFAVPALLAGNASLLKHARNVPGCAGAIAGAFAEAGFPAGLFQAIFATHADLEALLDAEAIRGVSLTGSTEAGALIAAAAGRRLKKVVLELGGSDPFVVLEDADLAAAVAGARLGRLVCTGQSCIAAKRFIVVAPLAERFAAGLAAEFRALVPGDPSDPTVTLGPLVDAAAVETLEDQVARSLAAGARLVCGGRRLARPGYYFEATVLAEAAPGMAVAEEEVFGPVAPVFSVPDEEAALALANGTPFGLGGCVWTRDLARGERFARRLEAGAVFVNSIVKSDPRLPFGGVKRSGLGRELSAYGLREFVNVQGLNIYEAGR, via the coding sequence ATGCGCATCGACTGCATGAACCCTGCCACCGGCGAGTTGCGCTTTCGCTACGAGACGATGAGCCCGGCGGCCATCGCCGCGGCACTCGCCAGTGCCGAGGCTGCCCAGCGCGAGTGGCGCGCGCTGCCGCTGGCCGCGCGCTTGCCCCTGTTCCGGGCACTGGCCGCCGTCCTGCGCCGCGAGCGGGAAGCCTGGGCCGCGCTGATCACGCTCGAGATGGGCAAGCGCCGTGCGGAATCCCTCGCCGAGATCGACAAGTGCGCCTGGCTCTGCGAGGTCTACGCGGACAACGCGCCGGCCTGGCTGGCCGAGGAGAGCGTCGCCGCCGACGGCCTGCGCCACCGGATCGTCTTGCAGCCGCTGGGCGTCATCCTCTCGATCATGCCCTGGAACTTCCCCTTCTGGCAGGCCCTGCGCTTCGCGGTGCCCGCTCTGCTGGCCGGCAACGCGAGCCTGCTCAAGCACGCGCGCAACGTTCCCGGCTGCGCGGGGGCCATCGCCGGCGCCTTCGCCGAAGCGGGCTTCCCGGCCGGCCTCTTCCAGGCGATCTTCGCCACGCACGCCGACCTGGAAGCGCTCCTCGACGCCGAGGCGATCCGCGGCGTCTCGCTCACCGGCAGCACGGAGGCGGGCGCGCTGATCGCCGCGGCGGCGGGCCGGCGGCTGAAGAAGGTCGTGCTCGAGCTGGGCGGCTCCGATCCCTTCGTCGTGCTGGAGGACGCCGATCTCGCCGCCGCCGTGGCGGGCGCGCGCCTGGGGCGACTCGTGTGCACGGGACAGAGCTGCATCGCGGCCAAGCGCTTCATCGTCGTCGCCCCGCTGGCCGAGCGCTTCGCGGCGGGCCTGGCCGCGGAGTTCCGCGCGCTGGTGCCCGGCGACCCCAGCGATCCGACCGTCACGCTGGGGCCCCTGGTGGACGCGGCCGCCGTCGAGACCCTCGAGGACCAGGTGGCGCGCAGCCTGGCCGCCGGGGCGCGGCTCGTCTGCGGCGGCCGTCGTCTCGCGCGGCCGGGCTACTACTTCGAGGCCACGGTGCTGGCGGAAGCGGCACCCGGCATGGCCGTGGCCGAGGAGGAGGTCTTCGGGCCGGTGGCCCCGGTCTTCAGCGTGCCGGACGAAGAGGCTGCCCTCGCGCTGGCCAACGGGACGCCCTTCGGCCTGGGCGGCTGCGTCTGGACGCGCGACCTCGCGCGCGGCGAGCGCTTCGCCCGGCGGCTCGAGGCGGGCGCGGTCTTCGTCAATTCGATCGTCAAGAGCGACCCGCGGCTGCCCTTCGGCGGGGTGAAACGCAGCGGGCTCGGGCGGGAGCTGTCGGCTTACGGGCTGCGGGAGTTCGTCAACGTGCAGGGGCTCAACATCTACGAGGCCGGGCGCTGA